The following proteins are co-located in the Urocitellus parryii isolate mUroPar1 chromosome 15, mUroPar1.hap1, whole genome shotgun sequence genome:
- the Capns1 gene encoding calpain small subunit 1 — translation MFLVNSFLKGGGGGGGGGGGGLGGGLGNVLGGLISGAGGGGGGGGGGGGGGGGTAMRILGGVISAISEAAAQYNPEPPPPRTHYSNIEANESEEVRQFRKLFAQLAGDDMEVSATELMNILNKIVTRHPDLKTDGFGIDTCRSMVAVMDSDTTGKLGFEEFKYLWNNIKKWQAIYKQFDFDRSGTICSSELPGAFEAAGFRLNDHLYNMIIRRYSDEEGNMDFDNFISCLVRLDAMFRAFKSLDRDGTGQIQVNIQEWLQLTMYS, via the exons ATGTTCCTGGTTAACTCGTTCTTGaaaggcggcggcggcggcggcggaggagGAGGCGGGGGCCTAGGTGGGGGCCTGGGGAATGTGCTCGGAGGCCTGATCAGCGGCGCAGGGGGCGGCGgcggaggaggaggtggaggaggaggtggaggcggTGGAACTGCCATGCGCATCTTGGGCGGAGTCATTAGTGCTATCAG CGAGGCGGCTGCACAGTACAACCCCGAGCCTCCG CCCCCGCGCACCCATTACTCCAACATTGAGGCCAACGAGAGTGAGGAGGTCCGGCAGTTCCGGAAACTCTTTGCCCAACTGGCTGGAGAT GATATGGAGGTCAGTGCCACGGAACTCATGAACATTCTCAACAAGATCGTGACCCGCC ACCCTGATTTGAAAACTGATGGTTTTGGCATTGACACATGTCGAAGCATGGTGGCTGTGATGGAT AGTGACACCACAGGCAAGCTGGGCTTCGAGGAATTTAAGTATCTGTGGAACAACATAAAAAAGTGGCAG GCCATATACAAACAGTTTGACTTTGACAGATCAGGGACCATCTGCAGCTCTGAACTCCCAGGGGCCTTTGAGGCAGCAG GATTCCGCCTGAATGATCATCTCTACAACATGATCATCCGGCGCTACTCTGATGAGGAAGGAAACATGGATTTTGACAACTTCATCAGCTGCTTGGTCAGGCTGGATGCCATGTTCC GTGCCTTCAAATCTCTTGACAGAGATGGCACTGGACAAATCCAGGTGAACATCCAGGAG TGGCTACAGCTGACTATGTATTCCTGA
- the Cox7a1 gene encoding cytochrome c oxidase subunit 7A1, mitochondrial produces the protein MRALRVSQVLIRSFSSTTRHHFQNRVPEKQKLFQADNDLPVHLKGGATDNILYRLTMTLTLGGSVYSLYCLGWASFPHKK, from the exons ATGAGGGCCTTGCGG GTCTCCCAGGTGTTGATTCGCTCCTTCAGCTCAACCACCAGGCACCACTTTCAGAACCGAGTGCCCGAGAAACAGAAACTCTTCCAG GCGGACAATGACCTCCCAGTGCACTTGAAGGGCGGGGCAACCGACAACATCCTGTACCGACTGACTATGACGCTGACTCTGGGGG GCAGTGTCTACAGCTTGTACTGCCTTGGCTGGGCCTCCTTCCCCCACAAGAAGTGA